The sequence below is a genomic window from Sorangiineae bacterium MSr12523.
GGTTTTCCGGCCAGGGTACTACGAAGAAGAGGAAGAACATCTAAAAGACCGGAGCTTCTCCACGGACAACTGACGCGAGGGATGCGGTCGCGAATCGAAACGTGATGTATTGTCGAGCGGGTCGCCAGGCTTCGGACTGCCTGGTGACTCGCCGTTCTGAAGTTGGCAGAAGGTGGGCACTCCCGCGGAACGCACGATCTCGCCCCAGTCTGTACTGTCAGCCACCTTCCAATATGAAGCCGAGACACCAAAGCCGAGGTAGCTCATCGCGTACTGCGTTTCGGACAAACGTACTGCGTCGCGGGTGCGCGGGTGGATCGCATCAAGAAGATAGGGCGTTCGCCTGGCCATGGCCGCCGTTCAGCGATCCTCCGATGATAGACACCGCCGAATGCCCAGGGTCTCTGGGGCGTTTTTCCATTCGACGATGAACACCAACTTGCCTCGCACGCAACCTCTCTTCGCGATGAGGTCACCAGAATGAAGCGATGGATGGTTGCTTGCGCTGCAGTTCGTCGCCGATCCTGCTGGACACTCTTATCGAGCAGTCTCTTGGCTGCCGGCTGCAGTGCACCCACCACACGATCGTCCTCCGTCCATATCGCCGTTCCCCGGAGCCCTGTTGTCCCGCCGAGCGCGGCGATCACGAGTGGCGAGGCATGTAGACGGCTGACGGCAGCGAACCAACAGCTTGTTGATGCCGCCGAAGCGGCCCGTGCGGAGGTTCTGGCAAAGGATCGAGCGAGCGGAGACCGCGGCCTGCCCGGAGAAGGTGGCCTGCCCGATAAGCCGCTACAGCTAGCACCGATTGAGCAACTTCCTCCTGTCACCGGTGAGAAGGCATGCGTTGAAGCAGGGACGGGGGTGTGGTCATACTCGCTCGATTCGTACAGCGTCGATGATTGGCGCAAGAATGCCACCGTCAAAGCACAAGTTGCGATTCGCTTCATGGGCAAGGATGGCCGGGTAAGCGCCCCCTGGCACTTTCCTACAGAACCCGACGTCGGGGGCGGCGCGTGTTGTGATGTCTACGGCTGGCTGCAGTACGACCTGCTTCCCGTGTTCGACTTTGACAGTTACGGGGTCAAGGAGGTGTTTGCCTTCGTGCGACACTTATACCCTTGGCAGGCCGAGGAGCAGTATGGCGCCATTCTCACCGTCACCAAAGACGGCGAAATCAGCGTGGCGGAAGATGGGCTGATCTTCGACGTGGAGGACTTTAACAAGGACGGGCGCCCTGACCTCTTGTTGCATTCGTCGAAGGACGAGGAGTGCATGGAGGATCATCCAGAGGGCAAATGCGTTCGCGCATGGGGACCGACGACGGTTCGGCTGTCACTACCAGATGGATCTTTCGGAGAGGAAATCCCGTATCCGCAGGAGGCGACCACCTCGCCACCCCAAGCTCCCGAGAGCAGCAAGCCGCGCGCGCCTCAGAAGAAGAAGCCGAGCAAGAAGCGGAAGTAGAGCACCACCGGTATCCGAGCGACTCGACGCTCCGTTTCTGAATCCAAGGGCAACGACGCGCTCGAAGACGGAGCGTAGCTTTCCCGTCGCCATGGAGCCCGGCCCCGAACGCTGCCAACGCGGTTCCTGGCCGTCCGAAAAATCGAACGATGAAAGGATGCTTTTCGCGCCTCTCCTCCTGGCCGTCTTTAGATTTAGACAATGGCATTCTCAGAGCGGGATAGGCGGTTTGCAGCGTGGGAATCACGCGCTCCTTGGCGGCGTTGTCCGAGGTACTGTGAATGAGGGAACCTCGGGTTCGTTCGCTTTTCGGAGCCCCGTGCTGACCAGTATCCGTTTCGTGAAATCAAAACAGCGCTGGATTCTCTCAAGTCTCGCGCTGCTCTCGGCCGTTGTCCTGCTCATCGCGGTACGAGTCGACCGCTTTGGGCAGGAGGAGCACGCGGAGCCGACCGATGCCATCGTCGTTCTCGGGGCGCGAGTCCGGCCCGACCACTCGCCGTGTCCGGCGGCGCGTGCGCGTGTCGAGAAGGCGGTCGAACTCTACCGACGCAACATCGCACCCGTGGTCTATTTCTCCGGGGGCGTCGGCGACAACGCGCCGAGCGAAGCTGAGGCGATGCGCGACTACGCTATCGGCCTCGGGCTCCCCGCGAACGCTGCTCGCCTCGAGGCGGAGAGTCACTCGACGGAGCAGAACGCGCAGCGCACGACCCTACTCCTCCGAGCAGCGGGCGAGAGGCGCGCGGTCGTCGTATCCGACCCGTACCACCTCTTGCGAGCGCGGCAGTACTTTCGCCTCCAGGGGTTTGAGGTGGCCACGAGTCCAGCTCTCGTCTCCGAGCGCAACTCGGATCCCCTGACCCGTGCGCATTGGACGCTGCGCGAAAGCGCGGCGCTTCTTCTTCACCCGAGGGTGCTGTTCGCCTCGGCGCCATGATGATCATGGGACATCGGAGAGAGGGTAAACTCGTTCTCAGGCGGATGCAGGAGTGGAGGAGGACCGCCCGTGCGATCGACGGAGTAGCGAAATAATGTCCAGCTCGTCGTCCTACCCGGGGGGACGGCGCAACCTCGGCCACGTATTTTCACCGAGCAAAACGCTGATTGGACAAACGGTTCCACACGGCACCGGAACGCCTTGTCCGACTCCTCTGGAACCAGGTGTCGGAAGCCGCAAACAAAGAACAACGACGAATGAAGAGCTCGCTGGACCGCTCCGGAACCAGTTGTCCGGCCCTCTGGAACCACGTGTCCGTGCCTTCGGAACCAGTTGTCTGGACCTCAGGAACCACGTGTCCGAGTACTGGAACGAGCTGTCCGACCTCCGGAACCAGTTGTCGATGCTCCGGAACCGCTTGTCCCGTGCTGCGAGTGTCTCGGCCCCCAGAAGCTGCCTCAGCAAGCTTTTCGGACCCGATCGCGTGCACTCTGCAACCGTTTCTCACGCTTTGTGCAGCACGTGCCGATCGCCGAACGGGCCTATTTTTCAGCACAAAAGCAAAAAACCCAGGGCATGGAACCCTGGGTCTACTCCGTTCTCTTTCACTTCAACTTAGCGCGCCCGGGAAGATTCGAACTTCCGACAACTGGTTCCGTAGACCAGTGCTCTATCCAGCTGAGCTACGGGCGCCCTTGTGAGGCCGGGAAGATACTCGTGTGGGAAACGCTGTCAATGCAAACGACACAAGGGGTGACGTTTCGTCGGGTCGCCCGCGAAAGATGCCGCGTTCCGCTGCCTCGCGTCGAGGCGCGTACGTGCTTGCGCACCCGCCAACGGCCATTCACTCGTGTGCACCGTGCATTTCACGACGCTCAGGGTACCCGTTGCCCTTGCTTGGCGAGCGACTCTGAAAATTTTGCAGACCTCTCGGTTGGACCCTGACTGAATTGTCACTCTTCTCGAGCACGGTGGGCGGCTGGGGTGGATCCTCCAGTTGCCTGGTCTTGCGAGGAAAAGGCCGGGATGGCGCAAATTCCGTGGGAAAGAGGGGGCGCTGGCATGTCCGCTGCTGTATGGGGGGCCGCACGCAACGTTCCCCGGCGTTGGGCTACGACGGGGAAGCTCGGGCAGGATCCCTTGCTCCTTCAGGTCCTCGTTGCGCGCAACTCTTCGTAAGTTTCGTCGCGTTTTTCTACGTATAGGTCCTTGAAGCTTGGATTCCTTTCCTTCGCCTACTCTGTAGCTCTTTGCCTTCCGTTTTCCTTCCCGTGCATGTGCGCGGGACACCCGCACCCCCCCTTTCCCGAGTTTCTTTGGCCACCGCGACCTCTTCGCTCGTCTTGGCCGAATTGGCGGGTTCTGAGGTATCGCCGCGACAAGCTGCTCTTATCCTTCGGCTCGCTTCTTCTTAGCTTCGCTCAAGCTTCCTCTACCTTCGATCAGAAAATCCGCGTGGCGCGAGTTCGGGCTTCGATTCGTCGGAGGCCGGGGTCGCGCCACGATGTTTTGTGGCTTCGCTGCGGCGCCGCCGGATTCGGGCTAATCTTTTGTCGATGGTGCATCGTTTTCGCGTCGTGCTGGCGGCGCTGGCTCTCGGGTGGACCCTGGCGCACGGCGGCGACGTTCAAGCGCAGTCAGGTGCCCGCAAAGGATGGCTCGGCATCGGCATGGACGCGCCGCGCGATGCGGCGGGCGTGCGCGTGACCAAGGTCATGAGCGGCTCCCCGGCCCAAAAAGCGGGGGTGCACGACGGCGACCTCTTGGTTCGCATCGATGGCACGAAGGTGGGTTCGCCGGAAGAGGTGCAGCGCGTGGTGGGCGGTCATGCCACGGGCGATGTGCTCCGCGTGACGGTGCTTCGCGACGGTGTCGAATCGACGCTCAACGTCTCCCTCGCGCCGCGCCCATCGCGCGACGAGCAGAATCGCCTGGAGTTCGTGGGTCGCCCCGCACCGGCGTGGACGAAGGTAGACGCCGTCAAAGGCGTGCACAAGGATCTGAGCTCGCTCCGCGGGCGCGTGGTGCTGCTCGATTTTTGGGCCACGTGGTGCGGGGCATGCCGCGCCATGACCCCGACGCTCTCCGCCTGGCAGGCGCGCTACGGGGCGCAAGGCTTGAGCGTCATCGGTATGACGACCGATGGCCGCGATGAAGCCGCCGCCTTTGCCGAGAAGGCCAACATGAAGTTCGGCATTGCCGTCGACGAGAGCGCGGCCACGCACCGCGCGTACAGCATTTCGGCGCTGCCGACTCTGTTCGTCATCGACAAGCGCGGCGTCGTGCGCGACGTGGTCATCGGCTACGATCCCTCGCACGAAGCGCAGATCGACGCGCTGGTGCGTACGCTGCTCGCCGAATCCTGAGCCGATGCCCGACGCCCGCGCGGTCACGCGCATCCTGGACGAGCTTCTTTGGTCGCTCCGCCGTGCCGGCTTCGTCATCTCCACGGCGCAGGCCATCGACTGCGTGCGCGCGGCCAACGCCGTCGGGCTCTCCTCCGCCGAAACCCTGCGCGATGCCTTGGCCGCCGTCATCGTGGACCGCGCGACGGAGCGCGCCCGCTTCGAGCGCACGTTCGACACCTTTTTCCGAGGCGCCCACGGAGGGCCTCGCGGCGATATTTGGCAGCGCCTCGCCGCCGCCGGGTTCGCCCAGAACGAATTGGACGAGTTGCGCACGCAGCTCGAGGCGCTTGCGGCATCCAGCGGCGGCGAGAACCCTTTGCGTTCGCTGCTCGATGGCGGGGCCGAGCTCGATCGCCTGCTGCAATTGACCAGCGTGAAGCGCTCGCTGGACGCGCTGCACAACCCTCTCCAAGCCGGCTTTTTCGCTTACCGCGTGGAGCAGAGCCTCGGTGTTCCGCGTGCCCGCAGCGCCCTCGGTGCTCTCCGCGCCCGGCTGCGCGATGCCTTCGGCGAGCGCGGCGATCTCCTTGCCGATGCGCTGAAGGCGGAGCTGGATCGCGCGGCCGAGGAGGTGCGGACCCACGTGCGCAACGTGGTCGCGCAGCGCGCGGAGCAAGAGCAAAGGCCCGCAGCGACGCTCTCCGGCACGCCCTTCGTGCGCCTCTCGCCGGAGGAAATCGACGAGGTTCGCCGCGCGGTCCGGCGCTTCGCCGATCGACTTCGCGGCGGTGAGCGACTGAAACGGCGGCATGCGCGGCGCGGGCGCATCGATCCGCACCGCACCTTGCGCCGGGCCCTCAAAACGGGCGGCGTGCCGTTCGAACCGGTGCGCAAGAAGCGGCGGCGCGACAAGCCGCGGCTGGTCCTCCTCTGCGACGTGAGCGACTCGGTGCGTGCGGCTGCCTGCTTCATGCTCGAGTTCGTGGCCACCGCACACGATCTCTTCGAGCGCACGCGCAGCTTCGTCTTCGTGAGCGATCTGGCCGAGACCACCGAGCTCTTTCAGCGGGAGTCCATCGATGTGGCCCTGGCGCGCGCATACAGCGGGCAGGTGGTCGCGGTCACCTCGAACTCGAACTACGGCCGCGCGCTGCGCGCTTTCGAGGCGCGCTACCTCCACGACGTGGATCGGCGCACGACGGTGGTGATCCTCGGCGACGGCCGCACCAATTTTCACGAGGCCGCCCCCGAGGTGCTCGGCCGCATCCGCCAGCGCGCACGTGCTCTCGTGTGGCTCTCGCCCGAGCCGCGCGGTGCATGGTCGATGGGTGATAGCGCCATGGGCCGCTACGAGCCCGAGTGCACGCAGGTGCTCGAGGTGCGCTCCGCGCGCGAACTCGAAGAGGCGGCGCGCCTGCTCGTCCGCCTTCGGTGAGCTGTTTACGAATTTCAATTTATCGTAATCGGCATTGTTCGTTGCAATTCGACGCGCTTCTTCCGTCGTTTCGCGCCAATGCTGACGTGGCCACCAATGGACTCGACAAAGTCATCGGCCGAAACCATAAGTAGAAAGGTCGATGTGAATCGTTTCAATTTGCCCGTTGACCGTTGTCGAAACGACTCCTTTCTACTTGGCTTCGGAGCCCACCATGCGCGATCGCGTTTCCTTCTCCCGCACGCTTCTCCTCGTCTCGGGCGTCGTTGCCTGCGCGGCAGCGTGCTCGTCGTCCTCTTCCAACCAAGGCGACACGAAGACCGACGGATCGAGCGTCGATCTTTCCGTCTTCGACACCGCGACGTTCACGAACCCGCCCCGACGCTTTCATCCTTACGTCCGCTGGTGGTGGCCGGGCGGCGCCGTCGAGACCGAGCAACTCCAGCAGGACATCGATGCGCTCTACGACGCTGGCTACGGCGGCGTCGAAGTACAACCTTTCTCCACGAATTTCGATGACGCCTTTCTCGCGAGCCACCCGGAGATCCTCTCCGTGGGCAGCGAGGCATTTTGGTCCCACGTGAACGACGCCTCGCGCGCCGCACGCGCGAAAGGCCTTGGCTTCGACGTCACCTTGGGGAGCGCCTGGCCGGTCGGCGGTCCGTTCATCGAGCCCGAACACCGATTGCACGAGTTGACGTTGAGTCCCTCGGCGTCCAACCTCTGCGGACCTCTCGACTACGACGGTCCCATTCCCGCGCCGGCCAAACCGCAGCACGACTCACCCGTCGAGTTTCTCAAAGAGGATCCGTCGCCGCTCCCGGAAAAGCTCATCGCCGTGACCGCGGCGAGGGTCCAAGGGACGAACACCATTCCCGTGCTCGATGCATTCCGCGATCTCACCGCGAATGTGCACGACGGCCAGGTTCGATTCAAAGTCCCCAATGGCTGCTGGACCATATTTGCCGTTTACGAACGAATCGTCGGGCAATACGCGACCGGAGGCGCTTACTCCGGCGGAAAGGGCTATGTCGCCGATCACCTCGGCCACGCCGGCATTTCGCAGTTCCTTTCTGGCTTCGCCGACCCGATGCTGGCATCCCTCGGCCGCGGCCCGGAAGCCGTGTTCGAGGACAGCCTTGAGCTTCTGGCCGATCTTCCGTGGGGTGAGGACTTCGCATCGAGCTTCCGCCGCTCCGCCGGATACGACGTCACGCCCTTTTACCCTCTGCTCTTCAGGGCGGGCGGCGAGTGCGAGGGGCGGAAAATCTTTTCGCCGGGCCCCATGCTGCCCCGCTTCACCTCGGCGGGCCCCGAGTCTCGCGTCCGTGAGGATTACGAGCGCGCGCGGAGTGAAGCCTTCATCAAAGAGCATATCGAACCCATTCAAACGTGGGCCAAGGCCCACGGAACGGCATTTCGCCTGCAGGCCCACGGCGGGTGGGTCGATTTTCTCGATGGCTACAGCGCGATCGATATTCCGGAAACGGAGGGTCTGTTCTCGGGCGGCTCGTACAACTTCCTCAAATTGGCATCATCGGCGGCCAGCACCTCGGGGCGAACGCTGGTCACGGCCGAGGCGTTCCCGGCCATCGTTCCCGATCCGTACGCGCTAAAGCCGGAAGATCTCCGCTTGCTCGCGGGGCGCATGCATTCGGCCGGCGTAAATCGCATTATCCAGCACGGGCACCCGTATCCGCTCGAAATCGCCCCCGGAAAATCCTGGTACCCCTTCCAGGCACAAGGTTTCGTGGCGTGCTGCCGTTTCGATGGCACGCACCCCAATTGGCCCGAGATGCCGCAATTGAATCGCACGTTCGCGCGAACGCAATATGCACTATCGCTCGGCCAGCACCGGCCGGACGTGGCCTGGCTTCACGCAGAACAGGAAGAGCGCATCGCGAGCGATCCGTCCAAATTGTTCGCGCCCGAATCCGATACCAGCCTTTCGCTTCGCAAAGCCGGTTACGTTTACGATCGCGTAAGCCCCAATGGTCTCGCGGGGGCCGTCATCGGGGAGGGCCGTTTTCAAATCGGACGTGCCGAGTTTCGCGCGCTCGTTCTCGACGAGTGGCCGGCCGCCTCACCCGAGGTCCTGCGCGCCGTGGTTCGCATCGCCGAAGCCGGTATTCCGGTGATCACGCAAGGCGCCCTGCCGAGCCGCGCCCTCGGCCTCGCGTCGGCCGAAACCCGCGACGCCGACGTACGCGCGCTCTCCGAGCGCATTCGTGCGCGCGCCCGCAGCGCCGCCCCCGCCCAAGTCGGCACTACGGTGCGTGCTGCCGACGTGGTTCCGATCGCGGAGGCCATCGATGGCCAGCTGAGTTTCTTCCTCGAGCACCGCTCCCTCCGCACCGCGGAGCTCCTTTTCGTCTTCAATGACTCCGATGCCACCGTGGCCGAAGATCTGCGCGTCGGAGCCGGCTACGCCACCGTGCGCACCTTCGATCCGGACAATGGTCAGCTGACGGCCACGTCCTCCTCGATCCAGGGTTCGGCCATCCATGTCGAGGTTCCCAGCCGGCGCGGATTGTTCCTGCTGCTGGATACCAAATAACGCGCCTCTACCTACGGGCCATCCGTCGGCGGCTTCGTGATCTTCAGCTTTCCCTCGAGGCGCTTCGAGATCCACAAATTGTTCTTGGCGTCGATGATGACGGCGCCCACCCCATCGAGGGACTCGACGAGCTTCATGCCCTTCTCGGGTCCCAAAATGAACACCGCATCGTCGATCGAATCGGCCAAGAACGCCGTCTTCGCCCAAATCGTGACACTGCGGCACGCCGTGGCCGGGCGGCCCGTCCGCGGATCGATGATGTGGTGATAACGCTTGTTCCCAATCAGGTACGCGCGCTCGTAGTCGCCGGCGGTGCTGAAGGCATGGTCGCTCAGCGGCAATAGCGCAAAATACGAACCCGACGGCCCGCGCGGATCGCGCACGCCCGCGGACCATTCGCTTCCATCGGGCTTCAGGCCGCGGGCATAGAGATCGCCCCCGGCTTGTACATAGAACGATGTCAGCCCCGCGTCCTCGAGCACCTTGGCAGCACGGTCGACCGCATACCCTTTGGCGATGCCGCCGAGGCTTATACGCACGCCCTTCGTGTCCAGCGCAATCGTCCGCGCGCGGTCGTCGAGGTGAACGTGTCGGTAATTGACCAGCGGCAGCTTCGCCTTGATCTGTGCGTCCGTGGGCGGGTGCGGATCGAGGTCCTCGTCGAATTTCCACAGCCCGTGCAGGCTCTCGAACGTGATGTCGAACGTGCCCTCCGAAATCTCGCTCGTGTGCACGGCCTCTTTGACGACCGCGAACGTCTCCGGATCGACTTGGACCGCGCTCTCACTCTTCTGTCCGGCGGCGGCGTTCACGCGGGAGAGATCGCTGTCGGGTCGCCACGTCGTCATGAGGGACTCGAGCCGCTGGATCTCCTTCGTCGCCGCGTCGAAGGCGCGTCGTGTGGCGTCCGCATCGACCTTCTGCGTCGTGTAGGCGGCGTAGGCCAGGTGCGTGCCCATCGCGCGGCCTTCGCCGGTCACCTTTTCTGGAGCGAACGCAGGTGCGGCACTCTCTTCCGGCGACGGGGCACGGTCGGTAACGGCCTCCGTGGCGCGCGGCGGCGGGGCGGGCGAGTTGGCGCGATCGTGGCAGCCCAAGAGCTCCGCGCCCAAAAGAGCGATGCCCAACAGGCCAGCAACGGATAGGCTCCGCACAGGAATCATCCAGCTTCTCGTACCACGGTTGCCGCTTGTCATCTTCGACGCTCTCCAACGCCGCGCGCACGTTCTGGATCGCGCTGGCGCTGATCATTTCATGGACGTCGTACGCGGCGGCGCAGTCGAACGCTCCGGACCCACCTGCGCTTACTCCCCCGAAGATCACCAGCCCCGAGACGGTGCCCTATCCCGAGGGCGCCCAAGGCGACGCGGTGGTCATTTTGGAGCTCCGCATTGGCGCCTCGGGCTCCGTGGAGGAGGCCAAGGCCGTCGAGGGCACGGAGCCGTTTGCGAGCGCGGCGAGCCAAGCAGCCATGGCCTGGCGTTTCATCCCCGCACGGCGCGGCGATGTGGACGTGGCCGCGCGCATTCGCATGCGCATCGAGTTTCACCCGCCCGAGCCGCCCCCACCCGCTCCCGCTCCCGCTCCCGCTCCCGCTCCCGTCGCAACCACGGGCAAGCCCGCCCCACCTGCAGCGCCCACGCAAGATGTCGAGGTGCGCGGATCGCGCCCGGAGGCCTCGAAACTCAGCGTCGGCGGCGGTGAGGTCCGGCAGATGCCCGGCGCCTTCGGCGATGCCTTCCGCATGATGGAGGCCATGCCCGGTGTCACACCCGTCTTCAGCGGGCTGCCCTTCTTCTTCGTGCGCGGCGCGCCCCCCGGCAACACGGGCTACTTCCTCGATGGCATCCGCGTGCCGCTCCTCTTTCATTTGGCAGCGGGCCCCAGCGTCATCCATCCCGCCTTGGTCGATCGCGTGGACTTCTACGCCGGCGGCTACCCGGCACCGTTCGGTCGTTTCGCCGGCGGTATCCTTGCAGGATACACACGTCCGCCCGCGGATTATTTTCACACCGATTGGAACCTGCGCCTGCTCGATGCGGGTGCGCTCATCGAGACGCCGTTCGCCGATGGCAAGGGCACGGTGCTGGCCGGCGGGCGTTACGGCTACCCGGGCCTCGTCCTTCCGCTTTTTGCGCCGGACACGCGCCTCCAATATTGGGATTACCAAGCCCGCGCCGCGTGGAGGTTCGACGACCGCAACATGGTCAGCGTCTTCACGTTCGGTAGCTACGACTACCTGGCCGATGCCAAAGTGCAGGATGACGGCGAAAAGCGCACCGAGCAGCTCTTCGCGACCATGTTTCACCGGTTGGATCTGCGCTTCGACCACCGCCTCGATCACGGCGGCAACTGGCGCATGGC
It includes:
- a CDS encoding YdcF family protein, which translates into the protein MKSKQRWILSSLALLSAVVLLIAVRVDRFGQEEHAEPTDAIVVLGARVRPDHSPCPAARARVEKAVELYRRNIAPVVYFSGGVGDNAPSEAEAMRDYAIGLGLPANAARLEAESHSTEQNAQRTTLLLRAAGERRAVVVSDPYHLLRARQYFRLQGFEVATSPALVSERNSDPLTRAHWTLRESAALLLHPRVLFASAP
- a CDS encoding redoxin family protein codes for the protein MVHRFRVVLAALALGWTLAHGGDVQAQSGARKGWLGIGMDAPRDAAGVRVTKVMSGSPAQKAGVHDGDLLVRIDGTKVGSPEEVQRVVGGHATGDVLRVTVLRDGVESTLNVSLAPRPSRDEQNRLEFVGRPAPAWTKVDAVKGVHKDLSSLRGRVVLLDFWATWCGACRAMTPTLSAWQARYGAQGLSVIGMTTDGRDEAAAFAEKANMKFGIAVDESAATHRAYSISALPTLFVIDKRGVVRDVVIGYDPSHEAQIDALVRTLLAES
- a CDS encoding VWA domain-containing protein, giving the protein MPDARAVTRILDELLWSLRRAGFVISTAQAIDCVRAANAVGLSSAETLRDALAAVIVDRATERARFERTFDTFFRGAHGGPRGDIWQRLAAAGFAQNELDELRTQLEALAASSGGENPLRSLLDGGAELDRLLQLTSVKRSLDALHNPLQAGFFAYRVEQSLGVPRARSALGALRARLRDAFGERGDLLADALKAELDRAAEEVRTHVRNVVAQRAEQEQRPAATLSGTPFVRLSPEEIDEVRRAVRRFADRLRGGERLKRRHARRGRIDPHRTLRRALKTGGVPFEPVRKKRRRDKPRLVLLCDVSDSVRAAACFMLEFVATAHDLFERTRSFVFVSDLAETTELFQRESIDVALARAYSGQVVAVTSNSNYGRALRAFEARYLHDVDRRTTVVILGDGRTNFHEAAPEVLGRIRQRARALVWLSPEPRGAWSMGDSAMGRYEPECTQVLEVRSARELEEAARLLVRLR
- a CDS encoding FAD:protein FMN transferase, which translates into the protein MIPVRSLSVAGLLGIALLGAELLGCHDRANSPAPPPRATEAVTDRAPSPEESAAPAFAPEKVTGEGRAMGTHLAYAAYTTQKVDADATRRAFDAATKEIQRLESLMTTWRPDSDLSRVNAAAGQKSESAVQVDPETFAVVKEAVHTSEISEGTFDITFESLHGLWKFDEDLDPHPPTDAQIKAKLPLVNYRHVHLDDRARTIALDTKGVRISLGGIAKGYAVDRAAKVLEDAGLTSFYVQAGGDLYARGLKPDGSEWSAGVRDPRGPSGSYFALLPLSDHAFSTAGDYERAYLIGNKRYHHIIDPRTGRPATACRSVTIWAKTAFLADSIDDAVFILGPEKGMKLVESLDGVGAVIIDAKNNLWISKRLEGKLKITKPPTDGP